DNA sequence from the Brachybacterium sp. P6-10-X1 genome:
ATTCGTCACCCACGCGAGGGCCACGCAGCCCATCACGAAGGCGAGCGTGCGATGCCACGGCCACGAATCGCCGCGACGCGCCAGGCGCACCACCCCGCTCACGTACAGCACGGCCAAGGACCCTGCGATCAGCAGCGCGATCCAGTCGGGCTGGAACAGCGTGAACATCGTGGCGGGGCCGAACTCCTGCTCCGGAGGCATGTAGCCGACCAGCGACAGGATCGTCAGATCACCCTCGGCGGGAATCTCCTGCGGCACCGGGGGTGCCGACCGGCCCAGCGCGATCGAGGCCCCGATCACCACGGCCATCACCACGCCCTCGGTCGCGGCCAGGTGGCGGAAGCGCAGCCGCTCCCCCAGTCGGCGCCGCTGGACGGAGCCGAGGCAGGCCAGGGTCACCAGTCCGATCGCCTTGACCAGCACCACGCGGCCGTAGTCGGTGCTCAGCAGCTCGCCCCAGGCGGACATGCGGATCGAGGCGCTGACCAGACCGCTGATCGCGAGGGAGGCGACCGCGGCCAAGGCCCACGGCGAGAAGCGGCGCACCGTCGTCGTCAACCGCTCGTCGTCGAGCCACGGCGCGATCAGGCCGATCACCAACAGCCCACCGGCCCAGACCGAGACGGCGACCAGATGCAGCACCATCGCGTTGACGGCATTGACGTGGTCCAGGCTCGCCCCGGCGTGGCCGGCGAGGCCCAGGGCGGCCACGCCGAGGCCGGCGAAGGCCAGTCCCCAGCAGGCCAGGACGGTGGATCGGGCGAGCGCGTAGGCGAGGGCGGTCAGCGCCGCGAGGACGGCGATGGTCAGCTGGGTCCGGCCGAGGTCCCCGTTCAGAGCGATCTGCCAGATGTCCAGTCCGGAATCGGCCCCGGCGGCCTCGAGCCCGCCCAGCGGGATCAGCGTCACGGAGGCCACGGCCCACAACAGGGCGCCGGCCGCGCCGAGGCGAACCGTGCGGCGCCGCACCGGGTCCAGGGCGGTCGCATCACGTCGGCCGGGGCCCGGCAGCAGCAGCACGGCGGTCCCGCCCGCGCCCACGGCGCACAGCAGGCCCAGATGGTGCAGGGCGCGCACGACGGGCATCCCCCAGGTGACCAGCGGCGAGGCAGGGACGAGGGTGGCGGGTTCAGCGGCCCCGGTGGCGAAGAGCCCGACCAGGGCGCTGGCGACGGTCAGGACGAGCAGTGCGGGGACGGCGAGCGCGGCGATCCGCAGGACGCGGGAGTTCATGCTCCCGCCCGTCGTCGCCGCATCGTCTCGAAGAGGCAGACCGTCGCCGCGGTGTGGACGTTCAGGGACTCGGCGCGGCCGGCGAGCGGGATGCGCACCGCCAGCGGGGCCGCGGCCAGGGTGTCCTCGTCCAGGCCATGGGCCTCGTTGCCCAGGATCCAGGCGATCCGCTCTGGCAGGTCGGCGGCGAACAGCTCGGTCCGTGCGTAGCCGCTGGTGGCGGCCGCGGTGATGTTCGAGGCGGCGAGGGCCGTCATCAGCTCGGCGCTCTCGGCGCCGGTGATCACCGGGAGGTGGAACAGGCTGCCCACGGAGGCGCGGACGGCCTTGGGGGCGTAGGGGTCGGCGCTGGTGCGGGTGAGCACCACGAGATCGGCGCCTGCGGCGTCGGCGGTGCGGATCAGGGTCCCGACATTGCCGGGGTCGCGCACCTCGTGCAGCACGACCACCGTCGCGGGCCGGCCCGCGGCGACGTCACCGATCGCGGAGACGGCCCCGGCGGGATCCGGGGCCGGAAGGGTCCCGACCGCGAGCACACCCTGGGGGCTGACCAGCGCCCCGGCGCCGTCGGGCGCTTCGGCCCCGGGTGGATCTGCGTCGGGGGCATCGGCGTCCGGTGCGGTCTCGCGGACCATGGCGCGCAGGATGCGGTCCTCGACCTCGTGCACGGCGACGCCCGCATCGGCCGCGAGGCCGGGGAGATCGGGATGGCCGGTCGCGGCGCGAGCGGTGGTGAACAGCTCGAGCGCCAGGTCGGGCCGGTGGGTGAGCAGGGAACGGACCGCCTGCGGACCCTCGACGCGGAACCGGTTCTGCTTGCGACGCGCAGAGCGCCCGGTCAGCGCCGCCACCGTCCGCACCCGCTCGGAGCGGGGGGAGGTGATCGGGGGCTGATCCGGGCGCTCGGTCATCGCGTGATGATGCGCGATGTCAGGCTGCCGGCGCGTTGACGTCCTTGGGGAGGGCGTTCTTCGCGACCTCGACCAGGGCGGCGAATGCCGGAGCATCGTTGACCGCGAGCTCGGCGAGCATGCGACGGTCCACCTCGACGCCGGCCAGGCCGAGGCCCTGGATGAGGCGGTTGTAGGTCAGACCGTTGGCGCGGGATGCCGCGTTGATGCGCTGGATCCAGAGCTGGCGGAAGTTGCCCTTGCGCTTCTTGCGGTCGCGGAAGTTGTAGGTCTGCGAGTGCAACACCTGCTCCTTCGCCTTGCGGTACAGACGCGAGCGCTGACCGCGGTAGCCGCTGGCCTGCTCAAGGATTTCCCGACGCTTCTTATGGGCGTTGACCGCCCGCTTCACGCGTGCCACGTGATACTCCTTCGATCGTAAGTTCAGGGCGCGGAAGTCGTGCTCCCGCGTGGGCGATCAGCGGCCCAGCAGCTTCTTCATGCGCTTGACGTCGGCCTTGTCGACATTCGTGTCGCTGCCGAGACGGCGCTTGCGGGTGGAGGACTTGTGCTCCAGCAGGTGGCGAGCGTTCGCCTTCTCACGCATGAGCTTGCCCGAGCCGGTCACGCGGACGCGCTTCTTGGTCCCGGAATGGGTCTTGTTCTTCGGCATGTGCCTGTTCTCCTTCGTACGTTCAGGACGCGGAGCCGGTGTCGGCGTCGGCCGCGGAGTCGGACGAGGAGTCCTTCTGCCGGGCGGCGGCCTTCTCGGCGTCGGTCTTGCGCTTGCGGGCCTCGGCCATGGCCTGGGCCTTCTTCTTGTGAGGCCCGAAGACCATCACCATGTTGCGGCCGTCCTGCCGCGGATGGGACTCGACGAAGCCGTACTCGGCGACGTCCTCGGCCATGCGGCCCAGCAGCTTCACACCCCGCTCGGGACGGGACTGCTCGCGCCCGCGGAAGCGGATGATGACCTTGACCTTGTCGCCGCCGTCAAGGAACTTCTCAACATTGCGGCGCTTGGTCTCATAGTCATGGGTGTCGATCTTCAGGCCCATACGGATTTCCTTCTGGACCGTGTTCGCCTGGTTCTTCCGCGACTCACGGGCCTTCAGGTTGGCTTCGTACTTGTACTTGCCGTAATCCATCAGGCGGGCGACCGGCGGGTTCGCGCCGGGTGCGACCTCGACGAGGTCGAGATCTGCTTCCGCGGCGAGACGCAGGGCGTCCTCGACACGGACCTCGCCGACCTGTTCGCCGGCGGGCCCGACCAGCAGGACCTTGGGGACCCTGATCTGACCGTTGATGCGCTGTTCGCTGATGTTGGCTCCTCACCTTGGTTCGAGTCGGACACGACGAAGGCCCCCGCTTCATGCGGAGGCCCCAAGGTGCAGGGCGCCGGAGCGCCGACCGGACCGTACGGCCCGATGTCCGGGCGCGCTGGCCCGGCTGCGATACTGACCCGGCGGCTGTTCGCTCCGGCCCGAAGGACGTGAGCGGGTTGCTGCAAGGTGGGAAGGGACTCCACTTGAGGAACGACGTGACGAGGGTTTCGACCTGTTCCAGTCGTCTATCCTAGCAGGAGCGTCCGCGCAGTCCAGGTGATGTGCGTCGCGTCCACGAGCGGCGACCGGTGAGGAGTTCGGGTGGGTATCGACCGAGGCGCTGGCGAGGAGCCTGATCCGCCCAGCGGAGCGTCCCCCTCGTCGGCCGATGCGCCGGACCCTGCCGGAGACGGGACGTCGCCCCGCACCCCGCCCGGCCCACGACAGCAAGGCGGCGAGCAGCCCTGCTCCGAGCAGCCCCGCTCCGCGCCGGAGTACGACTATGGCGCACCGGACGCAGGCGCGGCCGATGACACCGCAGTCCCTGACGGTCCGGCAGGCCCCGGTGGTCCCGCAGGCTCCGGTGGCCCGGCACACCCCGTCGACGCAGCCGGCACGGATCCCGGATCCGCGACGCCCCCGGCGTCCGAGCTGCATCCCGAGACCGGCCTGCGGCCGGGCACCGCGCCCCGTGCCGTGCTGCGCCCGGTGCCCGACGGCTTCCCGACCCCTCCGCCACGTCCGGCGCGGCCGAACCGTCGCCCCGCGCCGAAGACCGACCCGGAGCAGCCCTCGCGGTGGCGACCGGCGGTGATCATCTCCGTGGCCGTTGTCGCGGTGCTGGTCCTGGTGGTCGCGATCGGTGGCAGCATCATCGTCTATCGCGCTCTGAGCCCGGACTCCTCCGACGCGGCGTCCCCTGCGGCCACGGCGGAGGAGCCCGGCGCCGGCGGCGAGGTCGCGATCGCCGACGTGACGGTCCGGGAGGTGAGCACCGAGAGCGGCGTGCGCGAAGTCGGCGGTCCCGGGTCGGGCGCGCAGGAGCCCGAGGGCGAGTTCGTCGTCGTCACCGTCGAGGTGACCAACGATTCGGACTCCTCCGTCTCGATCGACGGGCGCGAAACGCTGCGCACCGCGGACGGGAAGACCCACGAGGCCGATTCCGAGGCCTCCGGGAAGTACGTCGCCGAGAGCGTGGCGTTCGGCAAGATCGCCCCGGGCGAGAGCGGCACCTTCCATCTCGTCTACGACGTCCCCATCGGCGCCGAGCCGACGGAGCTGGAGCTCGACTTCAGCGAGAACGCCGCGGTCGGTGCCGGCGTCCTCCCCCTGGGCGGCTGACCCCGCCTCGACCGGCCGACACACCACAGCCCGCCTCAGTTCCCGCCGCGGCCACCGCCGGTGACCGCGCACCCCGAGCACGAAGGAATTCCATGAACGAGAACCACGTCCACGATCTCGCCGAGCAGAACGATGAGGCCGACGAGGCGCTGCGAGACATCTCCGAGGTCGCCGCGGTCGAGATCATCACCTCAGCCTGCGTGCACCTGATGAGCGCCGCCGCGGTGAAGGTGGGCCTGGCGGAGGACGAGGAGACCGGTCAGTACCAGGACCTCGCCGAGGCACGGAAGCTGATCACCTCGCTGGCCGGGCTGGTGACCGCCGCGGCCCCCGAGATCGGCAACGAGCACGCGCGGTCGCTGCGCGATGGGCTGCGGTCCCTGCAGCTGGCCTTCGCCGAGGCGCTGCCGTTCCCGGACGATCCCGGTCAGGCCCCGGGCGAGAAGTACACCGGGCGAGTCTCCTGACCGGACAGGTCACCGGACCGGACAGATCGCCAGGCCGGCCCTCGTCGCCTGACCGGCCCTCGTCTCCCGAGCGAGCGGCTCAGGTCCCCAGCACGAGGCGCAGGGAGCTGATGCGTTCGGCGACCAGCGCATCGGCGCCGAGCCGGGTGGAGACCTCGTCGACCACGGCTCGGACCTGGTCCTTGGTCAGCCCTGGGCGCAGCCTCAGGTGGAGGTCGACCTCGCTGCGCTCCCCGGCTCGTGCGGTGAGCTCGAAGACGTGATCCGTCGCCTCGGCCAGACGGTCCAGCGCTGCGGCGAGATCGGGATCCAGATGGGGTGGGATCCATTCCCTGCCCTGCGCGAGAGCCCACAGCACCGATCGGGGCAGCAGGATCGGTCCGCTCTCGCCGGCCACGTCGTCACGGCCCTCGCCCGCTGCGCCCTGTCCCTCGTGGCGCTGCCCTGCCGTGTCGCGGCCCGCCGCGTGACGTCCGGACGCGGCATCGACCAGCAAAGCGGTGCAACCCTCCTGCACGGCGGCCTGCGCCGCCTGCGCAGCCACCACCGGTACGGGGCGGGCGTCGGTCCGCCAGGCCGCCAGCTGCGCGACCGACGAGAAGATCGGCAGCACCATGGACCCGTCGGATGCGGTGATCGAGACCATCGCCATGTCGGCGCCGTTGTCTCCGGTCAGTCCGTGCGCGGTGGTTCCGGTGTCGGTGGCGACCGCCATGATCGGCACCAGCACCCGGTTCGCGGCGAGCGCGGTCACCAGTGCCTGCCGGTGCGGATCCGCGCCCATCCGGTGGTCGCGGAGAGCCCGGGCGAGCTCCGGCGGGGCGGAGCCGTCGTCGTCCGGGAAGGGGCTGACGGTGTAGTCGCGTCCGGCCCAGGGCACGCCGGCGGTGTCGGTCAGCGGCGACTTCTCGCGGAAGTGGGCGGGCAGCGAGCGGTGCGCCTGCTCGGCGCGCCCGCTGCGATCGGGCTCCTCGCTCACGCCCGCCCCGCGACGTCCAGCGCCTCGCCCATCGTGAAGGCCTGCGCGTACAAGGCCTTACCGACGATCGCGCCCTCGACACCTGCGGGCACCAGCTCGCGCAGCACGGCGAGGTCCTCCAGCGAGGAGATCCCGCCGGAGGCGACGACCGCGGCGTCGGTGCGGGAGCAGACCTCGCGCAGCAGGTCGACGTTGGGCCCGCGCAGGGTGCCGTCCTTGGCGACGTCGGTGACGACGTAGCGCTGGCAGCCGGCTTCGTCCAGGCGCTCCAGGGTTTCCCAGAGGTCGCCGCCCTCGCGGGTCCAGCCGCGGGCGGCGAGCGTGGTGCCGCGCACGTCGAGCCCGACGGCGATCCGGTCACCGTGCTCGGCGATGATCTCCGCGGTCCACTCGGGGTTCTCCAGGGCTGCGGTACCGAGGTTGACCCGTCGGCAGCCGGTGGCCAGCGCGGCCGCGAGGGACTCGTCGTCACGTATGCCGCCGGAGAGCTCGACGTTCATGTCGACGGCGGCGACCACCTCGGCCAGCAGAGCGGCGTTGGAACCGCGACCGAAGGCGGCGTCGAGGTCGACCAGGTGCAGCCAGCTCGCGCCCCCGTCCTGGAAGGCGAGAGCGGCCTCCAGCGGCGCGCCGTAGGCGGTCTCGGATCCTGCCTCGCCCTGGACCAGGCGGACGGCCTGGCCGGACTGCACGTCGACGGCGGGGAGCAGCTCGAGCACGGGAGCGGTCATGGGGTGCCTCCTGGCGGCGGGGTGTGTCGGGGTCGATGCCGGCGGTGGGACCGAGGTCTCCGGTGGGGATCGTGAGGTCAGGTGGGGATCGTGAGGTCAGGCGGGATCGGAGTGCGAGGTCCGGGTGGGGGTGGCCGGCGAGCCCCGTGGTCCGTGGGCGGCCGACGGTCTCAGCCGCTCTGGATCCTCCAGAGCGACGCGCCGATGCAGGCCAGGCCCGCCAGCGCCATGGCGACGACGGCCCACCAAGGTTTCTTCGAGCGATAGAAGGACCAGGCGCCGCCGAGGACCATGCCCCCGGCGAACAGCAGCAGGAAGGCGTAGATCATCGGGGGCGTCCTTCGGGGCTCGTGGCCGATGCGGCCGCGTCCGTCGCACCGGACGGTGCCGACGATGCGGCCGTTGCGGCCGCGTCCGTCGCCGGGGCCGTCCGGTCTGCGTCGGCGGCATCTCGGCGGGGCAGGGTGCGCAGCCAGTTCGCCAGCAGCGCCGCCCCGGCCTTCCCGGACTTCTCGGGGTGGAACTGGGTCGCCGTCAGCGCCGAGTTCTCGACGGCGGCGACGAAGCGGTCGCCATCGTGCTCGGCCCAGGTCACCAGGGGTGCGGAGAGAGAACCGATCTGCTCCATCTGCCAGGAGCGGGCCGCATAGGAGTGGACGAAGTAGAAGCGCTCGGCCTCGATGCCCGCGAACAATCGCGTCCCCGTCGGGGCCTCCACGGTGTTCCAGCCCATGTGGGGCACGACGGATGCCTGGAGCCCGGTGACCT
Encoded proteins:
- a CDS encoding cytochrome c oxidase assembly protein, with product MNSRVLRIAALAVPALLVLTVASALVGLFATGAAEPATLVPASPLVTWGMPVVRALHHLGLLCAVGAGGTAVLLLPGPGRRDATALDPVRRRTVRLGAAGALLWAVASVTLIPLGGLEAAGADSGLDIWQIALNGDLGRTQLTIAVLAALTALAYALARSTVLACWGLAFAGLGVAALGLAGHAGASLDHVNAVNAMVLHLVAVSVWAGGLLVIGLIAPWLDDERLTTTVRRFSPWALAAVASLAISGLVSASIRMSAWGELLSTDYGRVVLVKAIGLVTLACLGSVQRRRLGERLRFRHLAATEGVVMAVVIGASIALGRSAPPVPQEIPAEGDLTILSLVGYMPPEQEFGPATMFTLFQPDWIALLIAGSLAVLYVSGVVRLARRGDSWPWHRTLAFVMGCVALAWVTNGGVAAWGRFRFDAHMVQHMAMMMIAPPLWVLGGPVTLLSRAVAPRTDGSRGIREWVLAALHSRYSQLVANPPVAGLIFAGSLVIFYFSPLFEAAMYTHVGHVLMTVHFLASGYLFAWVLIGVDPSTRTINPILKLITLLVTLAFHAFFGVALVSATWLIAPDWYGALGMYTTDQLALIQERGATIMWAVSEIPTFFYAILMATMWMKSEDRRARQFDRKAERDGGAELAAYNAYLASLRGDAPPPTAPSVAASVVGHSAAASGTDPSAASDADGSEGLGEAAPGTAGRESGAPDPGAMSDPEAAGPGAPSPATARTGAPRGEAGQDVPQLRDQRTKDVSEPPA
- a CDS encoding DUF4352 domain-containing protein, whose amino-acid sequence is MIISVAVVAVLVLVVAIGGSIIVYRALSPDSSDAASPAATAEEPGAGGEVAIADVTVREVSTESGVREVGGPGSGAQEPEGEFVVVTVEVTNDSDSSVSIDGRETLRTADGKTHEADSEASGKYVAESVAFGKIAPGESGTFHLVYDVPIGAEPTELELDFSENAAVGAGVLPLGG
- the priA gene encoding bifunctional 1-(5-phosphoribosyl)-5-((5-phosphoribosylamino)methylideneamino)imidazole-4-carboxamide isomerase/phosphoribosylanthranilate isomerase PriA — encoded protein: MTAPVLELLPAVDVQSGQAVRLVQGEAGSETAYGAPLEAALAFQDGGASWLHLVDLDAAFGRGSNAALLAEVVAAVDMNVELSGGIRDDESLAAALATGCRRVNLGTAALENPEWTAEIIAEHGDRIAVGLDVRGTTLAARGWTREGGDLWETLERLDEAGCQRYVVTDVAKDGTLRGPNVDLLREVCSRTDAAVVASGGISSLEDLAVLRELVPAGVEGAIVGKALYAQAFTMGEALDVAGRA
- the hisH gene encoding imidazole glycerol phosphate synthase subunit HisH encodes the protein MSAQSAARVVVLDHGSGNVRSVVRALEAAGAEVELSADREHALAADGLVVPGVGAYAATIEQVRAVGGDRIIERRLAGARPVLGICVGLQILFDAGTEHGTRSTGLGQWPGEVTGLQASVVPHMGWNTVEAPTGTRLFAGIEAERFYFVHSYAARSWQMEQIGSLSAPLVTWAEHDGDRFVAAVENSALTATQFHPEKSGKAGAALLANWLRTLPRRDAADADRTAPATDAAATAASSAPSGATDAAASATSPEGRPR
- a CDS encoding RNA methyltransferase, producing the protein MTERPDQPPITSPRSERVRTVAALTGRSARRKQNRFRVEGPQAVRSLLTHRPDLALELFTTARAATGHPDLPGLAADAGVAVHEVEDRILRAMVRETAPDADAPDADPPGAEAPDGAGALVSPQGVLAVGTLPAPDPAGAVSAIGDVAAGRPATVVVLHEVRDPGNVGTLIRTADAAGADLVVLTRTSADPYAPKAVRASVGSLFHLPVITGAESAELMTALAASNITAAATSGYARTELFAADLPERIAWILGNEAHGLDEDTLAAAPLAVRIPLAGRAESLNVHTAATVCLFETMRRRRAGA
- the infC gene encoding translation initiation factor IF-3, whose amino-acid sequence is MSEQRINGQIRVPKVLLVGPAGEQVGEVRVEDALRLAAEADLDLVEVAPGANPPVARLMDYGKYKYEANLKARESRKNQANTVQKEIRMGLKIDTHDYETKRRNVEKFLDGGDKVKVIIRFRGREQSRPERGVKLLGRMAEDVAEYGFVESHPRQDGRNMVMVFGPHKKKAQAMAEARKRKTDAEKAAARQKDSSSDSAADADTGSAS
- the rpmI gene encoding 50S ribosomal protein L35, producing MPKNKTHSGTKKRVRVTGSGKLMREKANARHLLEHKSSTRKRRLGSDTNVDKADVKRMKKLLGR
- the rplT gene encoding 50S ribosomal protein L20 produces the protein MARVKRAVNAHKKRREILEQASGYRGQRSRLYRKAKEQVLHSQTYNFRDRKKRKGNFRQLWIQRINAASRANGLTYNRLIQGLGLAGVEVDRRMLAELAVNDAPAFAALVEVAKNALPKDVNAPAA
- a CDS encoding DUF1844 domain-containing protein: MNENHVHDLAEQNDEADEALRDISEVAAVEIITSACVHLMSAAAVKVGLAEDEETGQYQDLAEARKLITSLAGLVTAAAPEIGNEHARSLRDGLRSLQLAFAEALPFPDDPGQAPGEKYTGRVS
- a CDS encoding SseB family protein, whose protein sequence is MSEEPDRSGRAEQAHRSLPAHFREKSPLTDTAGVPWAGRDYTVSPFPDDDGSAPPELARALRDHRMGADPHRQALVTALAANRVLVPIMAVATDTGTTAHGLTGDNGADMAMVSITASDGSMVLPIFSSVAQLAAWRTDARPVPVVAAQAAQAAVQEGCTALLVDAASGRHAAGRDTAGQRHEGQGAAGEGRDDVAGESGPILLPRSVLWALAQGREWIPPHLDPDLAAALDRLAEATDHVFELTARAGERSEVDLHLRLRPGLTKDQVRAVVDEVSTRLGADALVAERISSLRLVLGT